Proteins from a single region of Chryseobacterium sp. T16E-39:
- a CDS encoding adenylate kinase — protein sequence MINIVLFGPPGSGKGTQAQNLIEKFNLKQISTGDLFRFNMKNDTELGKLAKSYIDKGELVPDQVTIDMLIDELRKPTDAAGFIFDGYPRTAVQTEALEKIVKEELNDEIDICLSLIVEDTILVERLLKRGETSGRSDDSNEEIIQNRIKEYYTKTAEVAELYKQQGKYVEVNGVGEINEISEKLFAEIEKIK from the coding sequence CAGGAAGTGGAAAAGGAACACAAGCTCAAAACCTCATCGAAAAATTCAACTTAAAACAAATCTCAACAGGTGATCTTTTCAGATTCAATATGAAGAACGATACTGAATTGGGAAAATTAGCTAAGTCATACATCGATAAGGGAGAATTAGTTCCAGATCAGGTAACAATCGATATGCTGATAGACGAATTAAGAAAGCCAACGGATGCAGCAGGATTTATCTTCGATGGGTATCCAAGAACAGCTGTACAGACAGAAGCTTTGGAAAAGATCGTAAAAGAAGAGCTGAATGACGAAATCGATATTTGTCTTTCATTAATTGTAGAGGATACGATTTTGGTTGAAAGATTGCTAAAAAGAGGAGAAACCAGTGGAAGATCTGATGATAGCAACGAAGAGATCATTCAAAACAGAATTAAAGAATATTATACAAAAACAGCAGAAGTTGCTGAATTGTATAAGCAGCAAGGTAAATATGTAGAGGTAAACGGAGTTGGAGAAATCAACGAAATTTCCGAAAAACTGTTTGCTGAAATAGAAAAAATAAAATAA
- the obgE gene encoding GTPase ObgE — protein MSNFVDYVKIHCKSGHGGAGSAHLRREKYIPKGGPDGGDGGRGGHVIMKGNSQEWTLLPLRYTRHIKAERGENGGKNQLTGAYGADVYIEVPIGTIAKNEDGEIVGEILEHGQEIILMEGGKGGMGNEFFKSSTNQTPRYAQPGMEGQEGFIVFELKILADVGLVGFPNAGKSTLLASVSAAKPKIANYAFTTLTPNLGIVDYRNYKSFVMADIPGIIEGAAEGKGLGHRFLRHIERNSILLFLIPADSEDHFQEFKILENELKEYNPELLDKDFIISVSKADLLDDELKKEISAEFPENRQPLFFSGVTGEGLTELKDSIWKKLHG, from the coding sequence ATGTCTAATTTTGTAGATTACGTAAAGATTCATTGTAAAAGCGGCCATGGTGGTGCAGGTTCTGCGCATCTTCGCCGTGAAAAATACATTCCTAAGGGTGGTCCTGATGGCGGAGATGGAGGTCGAGGCGGTCATGTGATCATGAAAGGGAATTCCCAGGAATGGACTTTACTTCCCCTTCGTTATACCCGTCACATAAAAGCGGAACGTGGAGAAAACGGAGGAAAAAACCAGCTTACAGGAGCTTATGGAGCTGATGTTTATATAGAAGTTCCTATCGGAACTATTGCTAAAAATGAAGATGGAGAAATCGTCGGAGAGATTTTAGAACACGGACAGGAAATCATCCTTATGGAAGGTGGAAAAGGAGGTATGGGAAATGAATTTTTTAAATCATCTACCAATCAGACCCCTCGTTATGCCCAACCGGGAATGGAAGGCCAGGAAGGTTTCATTGTTTTCGAACTTAAGATCTTAGCTGATGTAGGTTTGGTAGGTTTCCCTAATGCAGGAAAATCGACTCTTTTAGCTTCTGTTTCTGCGGCTAAACCTAAAATTGCAAATTATGCTTTTACCACTTTAACTCCTAACTTAGGAATTGTAGATTACAGGAATTACAAATCTTTTGTAATGGCCGACATTCCGGGAATTATTGAAGGAGCAGCTGAAGGAAAAGGTCTTGGACACAGATTCTTAAGACATATTGAAAGAAATTCTATTTTATTATTCCTTATTCCTGCAGACTCTGAAGATCATTTCCAGGAGTTTAAAATTCTGGAAAATGAATTAAAAGAATACAATCCGGAATTATTGGATAAAGACTTCATTATTTCTGTTTCAAAAGCTGATCTTCTTGACGATGAGCTGAAAAAAGAAATCTCAGCGGAGTTTCCTGAAAACAGGCAACCGTTATTTTTCTCTGGTGTAACCGGAGAAGGGCTTACAGAGCTGAAAGATTCCATCTGGAAGAAACTTCATGGATAG
- a CDS encoding DUF4269 domain-containing protein, protein MIDFTKIDYLQSGNQRQRRAYEVLKKYEVFEKLENFSPILAGTVPIEIDVEGSDLDIICQVNLTFEEDFLDEIMLGKLIPFGVEVTVEKMIINGEKSIVLNFMLDEFPVEIFGQNKPTIMQNAYRHMIAEYKILEEKGDIFKQQIIELKKKGIKTEPAFGLLMNLENPYEDLLKF, encoded by the coding sequence ATGATAGACTTTACAAAAATTGATTATTTGCAAAGTGGCAATCAGAGACAGCGAAGAGCATATGAAGTTCTTAAAAAATATGAAGTTTTTGAAAAGCTGGAAAATTTTTCTCCCATTTTAGCAGGAACGGTTCCGATTGAAATTGATGTGGAGGGAAGTGATTTAGATATCATTTGTCAAGTAAATCTTACATTTGAAGAAGATTTTCTGGATGAAATCATGCTCGGTAAACTTATTCCTTTTGGAGTGGAGGTAACAGTTGAAAAAATGATTATCAATGGTGAAAAGAGTATTGTTTTAAACTTTATGCTTGACGAGTTTCCTGTCGAAATTTTCGGACAAAATAAACCGACGATCATGCAAAATGCCTATCGCCATATGATTGCCGAATACAAAATATTAGAGGAAAAAGGAGATATATTTAAACAACAAATAATAGAACTTAAGAAGAAAGGGATCAAGACAGAACCAGCTTTTGGTTTATTGATGAATTTGGAGAATCCTTATGAAGATCTATTAAAATTTTAA
- a CDS encoding polyprenyl synthetase family protein gives MEFLDKYQQLVADAITKYTFKDKPTELYDPMNYIISHGGKRLRPIMVLMACDLFGGDLKEAIKPALAIEFFHNFTLIHDDIMDEAPLRRNKPTIHTLHGLNVGILSGDGLLLKAYKFFEDLEPEIFKACIRIFTHTGLLLCEGQQYDINFETQEDVTFDDYIRMITYKTGVLSASSFEIGALIAKANFKDAKSIFNFGKHIGIAFQIMDDYLDVFGDQAQFGKKHAGDIYENKKTVLYLMAREHATDEERKELDHWYAKKTDNIDKVYGVEKIFRRTKVDEKALRLIEKHNEIGQSYLKKINIPEEKKKPFIELANYLLSRES, from the coding sequence ATGGAATTTTTAGACAAGTACCAACAGCTGGTTGCTGATGCCATTACTAAGTACACTTTTAAAGACAAACCTACGGAATTATACGATCCGATGAACTACATCATTTCTCATGGTGGGAAACGCCTTCGTCCAATTATGGTGTTAATGGCTTGTGACTTGTTTGGTGGTGATCTTAAAGAAGCAATTAAGCCTGCTTTGGCAATTGAATTTTTCCATAATTTCACGCTGATCCATGATGACATTATGGATGAAGCTCCGTTAAGAAGAAACAAACCCACTATCCATACTTTGCACGGTCTTAATGTAGGAATTCTTTCCGGTGACGGACTACTGCTGAAGGCATACAAGTTTTTCGAAGATCTGGAGCCTGAAATATTTAAAGCATGTATCAGGATATTTACTCATACCGGACTTTTATTATGTGAAGGTCAGCAATATGATATCAATTTTGAAACACAGGAAGATGTAACTTTTGATGATTACATCAGAATGATCACTTATAAAACCGGGGTTTTAAGTGCATCTTCTTTTGAGATCGGTGCTTTAATAGCTAAAGCGAATTTTAAAGATGCCAAGTCTATTTTTAATTTTGGAAAACACATTGGAATTGCTTTCCAGATCATGGATGACTATCTGGATGTTTTTGGAGACCAGGCCCAGTTTGGTAAAAAACATGCCGGAGATATCTATGAAAATAAAAAAACAGTTCTTTACCTGATGGCCAGAGAGCATGCAACTGATGAAGAAAGAAAAGAATTGGATCACTGGTATGCTAAAAAGACCGATAATATTGATAAAGTATACGGAGTAGAGAAAATTTTCAGAAGAACAAAAGTGGATGAAAAAGCTTTACGTTTAATTGAAAAACACAATGAAATAGGACAGAGCTACCTTAAGAAAATAAATATTCCTGAGGAGAAGAAAAAACCATTTATCGAACTGGCTAATTATCTGTTAAGCAGGGAGAGTTAA
- a CDS encoding acyltransferase family protein — translation MNNDTKILPNITALRFFLALLVVMLHVPQFFHNRGIVTFNSLPVFNKGGEAVYMFFSLSGFLIIRQLFEEKELFGKIDLKKFYIRRILRIFPLYYLVVFIGLIYYNIVLPGLGMPFERNYDLVNGIILLLTFFPNILASYGPGGILEVLWSIGIEEQFYILIAPLFVIPVKYIKWLLLLFSFVFVFLYNDAKLPFLAEYRMLFFYFSFAGWCSVMRIKDYKYSGIVDILIFILVTVYFTTDIFKEHFTDLQYHIFSMVLFGTFLISFTKKSYSFFQHKTLVYLGKISYGIYMFHPIVIQLVGFIFIKFLVNYQLNDPTLIIMSFSMVIGITILIAHISYQYYEKIFLRMKQYHRRS, via the coding sequence ATGAATAATGACACAAAAATACTTCCTAACATTACCGCGTTAAGATTTTTTCTGGCGCTATTGGTTGTTATGTTGCATGTTCCGCAGTTTTTTCATAACAGGGGAATTGTTACTTTTAATAGTTTACCGGTATTCAATAAGGGGGGGGAAGCGGTGTATATGTTTTTTTCCCTAAGTGGCTTTCTTATTATAAGACAGCTTTTTGAAGAAAAAGAACTGTTTGGGAAAATTGATCTGAAGAAGTTTTACATAAGAAGAATTCTCAGGATCTTTCCGCTTTATTATCTGGTGGTATTTATCGGTCTTATTTATTATAATATTGTTCTTCCGGGATTGGGGATGCCTTTTGAAAGGAATTATGATTTAGTAAATGGAATTATCCTTTTGCTGACCTTTTTTCCAAATATCCTTGCCAGCTATGGACCGGGTGGAATATTGGAAGTACTGTGGTCCATTGGTATTGAAGAGCAGTTTTATATTTTAATAGCCCCACTTTTTGTGATCCCTGTGAAATACATAAAATGGCTTCTTTTGCTCTTCAGCTTTGTATTTGTGTTTTTGTATAACGATGCAAAGCTTCCTTTTCTCGCTGAATATCGGATGCTTTTCTTTTACTTTTCTTTTGCCGGATGGTGTTCTGTCATGAGAATTAAAGATTATAAATATTCAGGTATTGTAGATATTCTTATCTTTATTTTAGTGACTGTTTATTTTACGACCGATATTTTTAAAGAGCATTTTACAGATCTGCAGTATCATATCTTTAGTATGGTTTTATTCGGTACTTTTCTTATTTCATTTACAAAAAAGAGCTATTCTTTTTTTCAGCATAAAACCTTGGTATATCTGGGTAAAATATCTTACGGGATTTATATGTTTCACCCCATTGTCATACAATTAGTGGGTTTTATTTTTATAAAGTTTTTAGTGAACTATCAATTAAATGATCCTACACTTATTATAATGAGTTTTTCAATGGTGATTGGAATAACCATTTTGATAGCCCATATTTCTTATCAGTACTACGAGAAAATATTTCTGAGAATGAAACAGTATCACAGAAGAAGCTGA
- a CDS encoding GSCFA domain-containing protein — MKFRTEVDIKESEKKITIEDKIFSIGSCFASEMSDLFQQGQLQTVNNPFGTIFNPFSINNALQRLHDSEFYAEDDLITFNDEYISFDHHTSFDTRYIHQTLSKINAKLEEGNLFLQETNWVIITYGTSFIYEFQPKKKMVANCHKIPQKYFEKRLLTHQEITDSIYKTILNLQDICKENVQILFTVSPVRHTKDGMVENQLSKSKLITAVHEAISAFENCHYLPVYEILMDDLRDYRFYKEDMIHPNSQSIQYVFDKFGSAYFSEDTKEFIRENFKINKALEHKAADKKDPKYLEFKEKLKQKIENQQKKVKHKIF; from the coding sequence ATGAAATTCAGAACTGAAGTTGACATCAAGGAGTCCGAAAAAAAGATCACCATTGAGGATAAAATATTTTCAATAGGTTCGTGCTTTGCTTCTGAAATGTCAGATTTGTTCCAACAGGGACAGCTTCAGACAGTAAATAATCCTTTTGGGACGATTTTTAACCCGTTTTCTATCAATAATGCCCTCCAGAGGCTTCATGATTCGGAGTTCTATGCAGAAGATGATTTAATCACCTTTAATGATGAGTATATCTCTTTCGATCATCACACCAGTTTTGATACAAGATATATTCATCAGACACTGAGTAAAATCAATGCTAAATTGGAAGAAGGAAATCTTTTTCTACAAGAAACCAATTGGGTAATTATAACCTATGGGACTTCCTTTATTTATGAATTTCAGCCGAAGAAAAAAATGGTGGCCAATTGTCATAAAATTCCGCAAAAATATTTTGAAAAAAGACTTTTAACGCATCAGGAAATTACAGACTCCATCTATAAAACTATTTTAAATCTTCAGGATATCTGTAAAGAAAATGTTCAGATCCTTTTTACGGTTTCTCCTGTACGGCATACCAAGGATGGAATGGTGGAAAATCAATTGAGTAAGTCAAAATTAATTACCGCTGTTCATGAAGCTATTTCGGCTTTTGAAAACTGCCATTACCTTCCGGTTTATGAAATTCTGATGGATGATCTGAGGGATTACCGTTTTTATAAAGAAGATATGATTCACCCAAATTCTCAGTCTATTCAGTATGTTTTTGACAAGTTCGGATCTGCTTATTTCTCAGAAGACACAAAAGAATTTATCAGAGAAAACTTTAAGATCAATAAAGCTTTGGAGCATAAAGCGGCTGACAAAAAAGATCCTAAATACCTTGAATTTAAGGAGAAATTAAAGCAGAAGATTGAAAACCAGCAGAAAAAAGTAAAACACAAAATATTCTAG
- a CDS encoding TatD family hydrolase — protein sequence MIDTHTHLYAEEFDEDRNEAIQRALDKGITEFYLPAIDSESHEKMLQLESEYPEHIFSMMGLHPCYVKPESWEKELDIVKTYLDQRSFPAIGEIGIDLYWDRSTLDIQVKAFEQQIDWAIAMDLPIVIHTRDSFDETFEVLERKKHPKLRGIFHCFSGDLEQAKHAIDLNFILGIGGVVTFKNGKIDQFLQEIPMEKIVLETDSPYLAPVPHRGKRNESAYLDLVVGKLVNIYNKDFSEIDKITTENAKKLFI from the coding sequence ATGATTGATACACATACCCATTTATATGCTGAAGAGTTTGATGAGGACAGAAATGAAGCAATTCAGAGAGCTTTAGATAAAGGAATTACGGAATTCTATCTTCCGGCCATCGATTCTGAGTCTCATGAAAAGATGCTTCAGTTGGAAAGTGAATATCCGGAACATATTTTTTCAATGATGGGCTTGCATCCCTGCTATGTAAAACCAGAATCATGGGAAAAAGAATTAGATATTGTTAAAACCTATCTGGACCAAAGATCTTTTCCTGCGATTGGAGAAATTGGTATCGATCTATACTGGGATCGGTCAACGTTGGATATTCAGGTGAAAGCCTTCGAACAGCAGATCGATTGGGCCATAGCGATGGATCTGCCTATTGTAATCCATACCAGGGACAGCTTTGATGAGACTTTTGAAGTATTGGAAAGAAAAAAGCATCCAAAACTCAGAGGGATCTTTCACTGTTTTTCAGGTGATCTTGAACAGGCAAAACATGCAATTGACTTAAATTTTATATTAGGAATTGGTGGAGTAGTAACCTTTAAGAACGGGAAAATAGATCAGTTTTTACAGGAAATCCCAATGGAGAAAATTGTTCTGGAAACCGATTCTCCTTATTTAGCTCCGGTTCCCCACAGAGGAAAGAGAAATGAAAGTGCTTATCTCGATCTGGTGGTTGGAAAATTGGTTAATATCTACAATAAAGATTTTTCGGAAATAGACAAAATAACAACAGAAAATGCAAAAAAATTATTCATTTAA
- a CDS encoding DEAD/DEAH box helicase gives MLFTDLKIIKPILDALQKEGYEKPTPIQQKAIPSILEKKDLLGTAQTGTGKTAAFAIPILQNLAERPKSNQIKALILTPTRELAIQIEESFNAYGRNLPLRKLVIFGGVKQGSQEAALRKGIDILVATPGRLLDFIAQGIISLKNLEIFVLDEADRMLDMGFVHDVKRIIKLLPQRRQTLFFSATMPPEIQKLAGSILNNPVQVEVAPVSSTAETIKQSVYFVQKEDKLGLLTHILKDHISESVLVFSRTKHGADKIARTLQKSGISAEAIHGNKSQNARQNALNNFKSGKTRVLVATDIAARGIDIDELKYVINYELSDVSETYVHRIGRTGRAGAEGTSLSFVDGLDLLNLRNTEKLIGLKIPVVKDHPFHTENLVAQKRDSNNKPVNPGQARPKPTQKKDVGFKKPKNKSFFRKK, from the coding sequence TTGTTATTTACAGATTTAAAAATCATTAAGCCCATTTTAGATGCGCTTCAAAAGGAAGGTTATGAAAAACCAACTCCTATACAACAAAAAGCTATTCCTTCTATTTTAGAGAAAAAAGATCTATTGGGAACAGCGCAAACGGGAACAGGTAAGACCGCAGCTTTTGCTATTCCTATTCTTCAAAACCTTGCAGAACGTCCAAAAAGCAATCAGATAAAAGCTTTAATTCTAACTCCAACGAGAGAGCTAGCTATACAGATTGAAGAGAGTTTTAATGCTTATGGAAGAAACCTTCCTTTAAGAAAATTAGTGATCTTCGGAGGGGTAAAACAAGGTTCTCAGGAAGCTGCTTTAAGAAAAGGAATAGACATTCTGGTAGCAACACCGGGTAGATTACTCGATTTTATTGCCCAGGGAATTATCAGCCTTAAAAATCTGGAAATTTTCGTTCTTGATGAAGCGGACAGAATGTTGGATATGGGGTTTGTACATGATGTAAAAAGAATTATAAAACTTTTACCACAACGAAGACAAACTTTATTTTTCTCGGCAACGATGCCTCCTGAAATACAAAAACTGGCAGGTTCTATCCTAAACAACCCAGTACAGGTGGAAGTAGCCCCTGTTTCTTCAACCGCAGAAACTATTAAGCAGTCTGTATACTTTGTGCAGAAAGAGGACAAATTAGGCCTTCTTACCCATATTCTGAAAGACCATATTTCCGAATCAGTTTTGGTTTTCTCAAGAACCAAACATGGAGCCGATAAAATTGCAAGAACGCTTCAAAAAAGTGGCATCTCTGCAGAGGCTATTCATGGAAATAAATCTCAAAATGCACGTCAGAATGCATTGAATAATTTCAAGTCCGGAAAAACCAGAGTTTTGGTTGCTACAGATATTGCCGCAAGAGGAATTGATATTGATGAGTTGAAATATGTAATCAACTATGAGCTATCCGATGTTTCCGAAACCTATGTTCACAGAATCGGAAGAACCGGAAGAGCGGGTGCGGAAGGAACTTCTTTATCATTTGTAGATGGTCTGGACTTATTGAACCTAAGAAACACGGAAAAATTAATCGGTCTCAAAATTCCGGTGGTAAAAGATCATCCATTCCACACGGAGAATCTTGTAGCACAAAAAAGAGATTCTAATAACAAACCTGTTAATCCAGGCCAGGCAAGACCTAAGCCAACACAAAAGAAAGATGTAGGCTTTAAAAAACCTAAGAATAAAAGCTTTTTCAGAAAGAAATAA